From a region of the Macadamia integrifolia cultivar HAES 741 unplaced genomic scaffold, SCU_Mint_v3 scaffold1102, whole genome shotgun sequence genome:
- the LOC122062771 gene encoding cytochrome P450 89A2-like: protein MEHSWFRILFSLCLCAAATKIFLILLSQSKSKTKLSLPPGPPSLPIVGSIFLLKRLLIDAESLLLDLSYKYGPIITIRIGSVLQVFISSHSLTHQALIQNGAAFNYRPGAVTPGCLLDNTHPDIGSSSGTRWRFLRRNLTSELLIPSRYKCFGCARRRFLEIIDSLLKYHVESGEPVQVVDPFRYAMFSLLLFMCFGEKLDEKVIKDIVEMERNVLANFRRFSVFQAFPTFGKFIFRNRWLQLIDMRHRQKSALLPLIKSRRERKEKIKQENQDENIVSYIDSLFDLEFKDGGGRKISDEEIVTLICEVMDAGSDTTSTVFEWIMAHLVKDQTIQENLYSEIQEVVGSEEEIKEDDLQKMSYLKAVVLEGLRIHPPSHFVLPHTVEEDVVLNGYVIPKKTIVNFMVAGMGRDPQVWKDPMEFKPERHLGEGEEVDITGSKEIKMMPFSVGRRICPGLGLGTLHLEYFLANLIRNYKWMAVDEQDVDMSEKQEFTRVMKTPLQAHVFQRAK from the coding sequence ATGGAGCACTCTTGGTTCAGGatcctcttttctctttgtcTCTGTGCAGCAGCTACCAAAATTTTCCTCATTCTCCTCTCTCAGagtaaatccaaaaccaaactcTCTTTACCACCAGGCCCTCCTTCACTGCCCATAGTAGGCAGCATCTTCTTGCTCAAAAGATTGTTAATCGATGCTGAATCACTCCTCCTTGACCTGTCCTACAAATACGGACCAATCATTACCATCCGTATTGGCTCTGTCCTCCAAGTATTCATTTCCAGCCATTCATTAACCCATCAAGCTCTCATCCAGAATGGCGCCGCCTTTAACTACCGCCCAGGAGCTGTCACACCCGGCTGCCTCCTTGACAACACCCATCCCGATATTGGTTCCTCCTCTGGCACTCGTTGGAGGTTCCTCCGTCGTAACCTCACTTCTGAACTTCTTATCCCTTCTCGGTATAAGTGTTTTGGTTGCGCCCGCAGAAGGTTCTTGGAAATAATTGATTCGCTGCTCAAATACCATGTTGAGTCAGGCGAGCCTGTGCAAGTGGTAGATCCCTTCCGATATGCCATGTTTTCTTTGTTGCTTTTCATGTGCTTTGGTGAGAAACTTGATGAGAAAGTCATCAAAGATATTGTAGAAATGGAGAGGAATGTCTTAGCcaattttagaagattttctgtGTTCCAAGCGTTCCCCACCTTTGGGAAATTCATCTTCAGAAATCGTTGGCTTCAACTGATTGATATGCGCCACAGACAAAAATCTGCTCTACTTCCTTTGATCAAATCCCGTCGAGAACGAAAGGAGAAGATCAAACAAGAAAACCAAGATGAGAATATTGTCTCCTACATCGATTCActctttgatctcgaattcaAAGATGGAGGAGGAAGGAAGATCAGTGATGAAGAAATAGTGACTCTCATCTGTGAGGTTATGGATGCAGGGAGTGACACAACATCAACTGTGTTTGAATGGATCATGGCCCACCTTGTTAAGGACCAAACCATCCAAGAAAACCTTTATTCTGAGATCCAAGAGGTTGTGGGTtcagaagaagagatcaaagaaGATGATTTGCAGAAGATGTCATATCTAAAGGCAGTGGTATTAGAAGGGCTGAGGATACACCCACCTAGTCACTTTGTGCTGCCACATACTGTGGAGGAAGATGTTGTGTTGAATGGCTATGTCATCCCCAAGAAAACTATTGTGAATTTTATGGTGGCAGGGATGGGGAGGGACCCACAAGTTTGGAAAGATCCTATGGAGTTTAAGCCAGAGAGGCACTTGGGTGAAGGGGAAGAAGTTGATATCACAGGGAGCAAGGAGATTAAGATGATGCCATTTAGTGTTGGGAGGAGGATTTGCCCTGGCCTTGGGCTAGGGACATTGCATTTGGAGTATTTTCTGGCAAATTTGATCAGAAATTACAAATGGATGGCTGTAGATGAACAGGATGTTGACATGTCAGAGAAGCAGGAGTTCACAAGGGTGATGAAAACCCCATTGCAGGCCCATGTGTTCCAGAGGGCAAAGTAA
- the LOC122062772 gene encoding cytochrome P450 89A2-like, whose product MGHVEVEPPQIESEIGDDFGRKKLNLEQRTHSLAHQALIQNGAAFSYRPEAVTPSCIFQNTNADTGSSSGTRWRFLRRNLTSELLIPSRYKCFGRARRSFLETVDSLLKYHVESGEPVPVVDPFRYAMFSLLLFMCFGEKLDEKVIKDIMEIEGDVVANYKRLSVFQGFPTFGKFIFRKHLSDIRRKQKSALLPLIKSRRERKEKIKQENQDKNIVAYIDSLFGLEFKDEEGRKMSDEEIVIFICEIMDAGSDATSTVFEWIMAHLVKDQAIQEKVYSEIQEVVNSEEETKEEDLQKMPYLKAVVLEGLRLNPPAHFLLPHTVEEDIVLNGYVIPKKTIVNFMVAGMGRDPQVWNDPMEFKPEGFLGEEGEVVDITGSREIKMMPFGAGRRICPGLGIGTLHLEYFLVNLSRTYKWVAVDGQDVDMSEKQEFTWEMKTRLRAHVSQRAK is encoded by the exons ATGGGTCACGTTGAGGTGGAGCCACCTCAGATTGAGTCGGAGATTGGAGATGATTTTGGTCGGAAGAAGTTGAATCTGGAACAGAGGAC CCATTCATTAGCCCATCAAGCTCTAATCCAGAATGGTGCCGCATTTAGCTACCGCCCCGAAGCTGTCACACCCAGCTGCATCTTTCAAAACACCAATGCAGATACTGGTTCCTCCTCCGGCACTCGTTGGAGGTTCCTCCGTCGTAACCTTACTTCCGAACTTCTTATCCCTTCTCGGTATAAGTGTTTTGGTCGTGCCCGCAGAAGCTTTCTGGAAACAGTTGATTCGTTGCTCAAATACCATGTTGAGTCAGGCGAGCCTGTGCCTGTGGTAGATCCCTTCCGATATGCCATGTTTTCTTTGTTGCTTTTCATGTGCTTTGGTGAGAAACTTGATGAGAAAGTCATCAAAGATATTATGGAAATAGAAGGAGATGTCGTAGCCAATTACAAAAGACTTTCTGTGTTCCAAGGTTTCCCCACCTTTGGGAAATTCATCTTCAGAAAACATTTGAGTGATATCCGCCGCAAACAAAAATCTGCTCTACTTCCTTTGATCAAATCCCGTCGAGAACGAAAGGAGAAGATCAAACAAGAAAACCAAGATAAGAATATTGTCGCCTACATCGATTCACTCTTCGGTCTCGAAttcaaagatgaagaaggaaggaagatgaGTGATGAAGAAATAGTGATTTTCATCTGTGAGATTATGGATGCAGGGAGTGACGCAACATCAACTGTGTTTGAATGGATCATGGCCCACCTTGTGAAGGACCAAGCCATCCAAGAAAAGGTTTATTCTGAGATCCAAGAGGTTGTGAATTCAGAAGAAGAGACCAAAGAAGAGGATTTGCAGAAGATGCCATATCTGAAGGCAGTGGTATTAGAAGGGCTGAGGCTGAACCCACCTGCCCACTTTCTGCTACCACATACTGTGGAGGAAGATATTGTGTTGAATGGCTATGTCATCCCCAAGAAAACTATTGTGAATTTTATGGTGGCAGGGATGGGGAGGGACCCACAAGTTTGGAACGATCCCATGGAGTTTAAGCCAGAGGGGTTCTTGGGTGAAGAAGGGGAAGTAGTTGATATCACAGGGAGTAGGGAGATTAAGATGATGCCATTTGGTGCAGGGAGGAGGATTTGCCCTGGACTTGGGATAGGGACATTGCATTTGGAGTACTTTTTGGTAAATCTGAGCAGAACCTACAAATGGGTGGCTGTAGATGGGCAAGATGTTGACATGTCAGAGAAGCAGGAGTTCACATGGGAGATGAAAACCCGGTTGCGGGCCCACGTGTCCCAAAGGGCAAAGTAA